From Candidatus Dormiibacterota bacterium, the proteins below share one genomic window:
- a CDS encoding cystathionine gamma-synthase, whose amino-acid sequence MKFSTRAIHVGQEADPTTGATIVPIYQTSTYTQDAVGEHKGFDYSRTVNPTRSALEAQLASLEDARYGSAFASGMAATAAVLNTLSAGDHVVVTDDLYGGTYRLFSRVLSRYGIDFTYVDMSDLDAVRAAVKPNTKMFWIETPTNPLLKLIDIEAICALRGQAIVVVDNTFASPYFQQPLSLGADIVVHSTTKYIGGHSDVVGGAALTNDRDLYDVIKFHQNAVGGVPGPHDAWLTMRGAKTLALRMREHARNAQAVAEFLEAHHDVARVYYPGLASHPQHALAKRQMSGFGGMVSFVLTGPQERALDFANRLQYFSLAESLGGVESLICHPARMTHGSIPKEDRERRGVTDGLLRLSVGIEDLDDLLDDLRTALAATPMPAGVS is encoded by the coding sequence GTGAAGTTCAGCACCAGAGCGATCCACGTCGGCCAGGAAGCCGACCCTACGACCGGCGCTACGATCGTCCCGATCTATCAAACGTCCACCTACACGCAGGATGCCGTCGGCGAGCACAAGGGCTTCGATTACAGCCGCACCGTTAATCCGACGCGCAGCGCGCTCGAAGCGCAGCTTGCCTCGCTGGAGGACGCGCGATATGGAAGCGCGTTCGCGAGCGGGATGGCAGCCACGGCGGCAGTCCTCAATACGTTGAGCGCCGGCGATCACGTCGTGGTTACCGACGATCTGTACGGCGGAACCTATCGGCTCTTCTCGCGAGTACTCTCCCGTTACGGCATCGATTTCACCTACGTGGATATGAGCGATCTCGATGCGGTGCGAGCGGCCGTCAAGCCGAACACCAAAATGTTTTGGATCGAGACGCCGACCAACCCGTTACTCAAGCTCATCGATATCGAGGCGATCTGCGCGCTGCGCGGCCAAGCCATCGTCGTCGTCGATAATACTTTTGCTTCGCCGTACTTTCAGCAACCGTTGAGTCTTGGTGCCGATATTGTGGTGCACTCCACTACGAAGTACATCGGCGGGCACAGCGACGTTGTCGGCGGTGCCGCGCTCACAAACGATCGCGATCTGTACGATGTGATCAAGTTCCATCAGAACGCAGTGGGCGGAGTACCGGGGCCGCACGATGCGTGGCTCACGATGCGCGGCGCCAAGACGCTCGCGCTGCGGATGCGCGAGCACGCGCGCAACGCTCAAGCCGTAGCGGAATTTCTGGAGGCGCACCACGATGTCGCGCGCGTCTATTACCCGGGCCTCGCCTCGCACCCGCAACACGCGCTTGCGAAACGCCAGATGAGCGGCTTCGGCGGCATGGTCTCGTTCGTTCTCACCGGGCCGCAAGAACGCGCCCTCGATTTCGCCAACCGCTTACAGTATTTCAGCTTGGCCGAAAGCCTCGGCGGCGTGGAATCGCTGATCTGCCATCCCGCCCGGATGACGCACGGATCGATCCCGAAAGAAGATCGCGAGCGCCGCGGCGTCACCGACGGGCTGCTGCGCCTCTCGGTCGGCATCGAAGATCTCGACGATTTGCTCGACGATCTCCGTACCGCCCTGGCCGCTACGCCGATGCCGGCCGGCGTTTCGTAG
- a CDS encoding amino acid permease, whose protein sequence is MQRAIDLRGAVALNVITMIGIGPLVTIPLVISALGGPLALLGWIGGAVVALCDGLVWAELASRVPGSGGTYAYLREAYGPQRLGRALAFLFNWQFLLAAPCLLASGYIGFANYAAYLVPAIGASWWLHDAVALAVGLATIALLYRKTRRVAITGIVLAVAAISTLAFIIVAALPHAHLATVFHLDAPLHIGTGLLAGFGTALYITLYDYSGYSDVALLGDEVVNPHRTIPRSILLSVLIVAALYVALQIGVLGVIPWRSLLDAHGQPTAQAMYVGALVVERTWGVLAARICTVLVLVTAFASLYGNLLGFSRIPYAAACEGTFLPYFAKLHASKDFPHRALLAVGALSLVASFFSLDQVIAFLTAGIVLIQSIAQIFGLALLRRRDPAAPFRMPLYPLPSLVALAGWSLALWYTGFTALALGMGWLTIGILAYVLLARTQRAWPFVAGLLLALLVVPLHARAASGGWQTWHTSAIVQQGGTPEFQVDGKPFFVYGAAFFYERTPRSQWRSDLLAYKAMGINTIDLYLIWNWHEPNRHTIDFTGKTDPRRNLPALFSIIHGLGLKAIVRPGPVIRNEWRNGGYPAWLLEQPAYDMPLHDILQGRYPATATLQNAHADAAAAEWLRNGTHLRAAAAWLHLVLHEIAPWSHDVIAVALDDDQGAYIDNDTWPAPHWHAYMSWLKTTVQQTVGTHVPLFINTYQMKVTASAPVWAWGNWYQSDAYRIGDHDLAQLAFSTGLLQTQSRRPVMTSEFQAGWLQGADEIAPRPAAPENTTLALHQMLQQGAHGVVNFPVQDTLDPPGWEAPWANWSYAWDAALTRAGKPSPRYAPTAAFGHLVQRYGTYLASLRPRSDASIAWLTSAYESALMNNQRVAELAALTIASQQRCRALALTCRLVDLRYDSLRDLLRTHVLIVPATGFPLRFTPRVVALLRAFRERGGIVVANANDALAAGARSSTGGITDASLLLSPDGRSGILDVMNPGTAVRTSAATAIDLAGRRIAIPSMSVPEGGAVDLRIRADGTVAQLQAESASPVTPAPIAPTWRTVPNGHAVAYRADVLADGTRDDVLDNGIVRVVVAPGAGARAFVFTHDGSGKNAFTTIGAFRDDVQTPATPSPRDYIARYTHPLEAGTFNRAYRCALDAADPTRALLRCDYTAPDLGSAGVRFHKTYELAAGSHTLVVTLEASAPGRSLSAFALPSLLTVTWPTGTQQSSLERRGYRLDRLDYPADTPVRIELRLQGASGGGANRR, encoded by the coding sequence ATGCAACGAGCGATCGATCTTCGCGGTGCCGTCGCCCTCAACGTCATCACGATGATCGGTATCGGGCCGCTCGTAACGATTCCGTTGGTGATCTCCGCGCTAGGGGGGCCGCTGGCGCTCCTGGGTTGGATCGGCGGAGCGGTCGTCGCGCTGTGCGACGGCCTCGTGTGGGCGGAGTTGGCCTCCCGCGTTCCCGGCTCCGGCGGCACGTACGCATACCTGCGCGAGGCTTACGGACCCCAGCGGCTCGGGCGCGCGCTGGCCTTTCTCTTTAATTGGCAGTTCTTGCTCGCGGCGCCCTGTTTGCTGGCGAGCGGGTACATCGGCTTCGCCAACTACGCAGCCTATCTCGTCCCGGCGATCGGTGCGTCGTGGTGGCTGCACGATGCGGTGGCGTTAGCAGTCGGCCTCGCCACCATCGCGTTACTCTACCGCAAGACGCGACGCGTCGCGATCACCGGGATCGTCTTGGCCGTCGCGGCGATTTCGACGCTGGCCTTTATCATCGTCGCAGCGCTTCCGCACGCGCATCTCGCGACGGTCTTTCATCTAGATGCTCCGCTACACATCGGCACCGGCTTGCTCGCGGGTTTTGGAACGGCGCTCTACATTACCCTCTATGACTACAGTGGATATTCGGACGTTGCGCTGCTAGGCGACGAGGTGGTGAACCCGCACCGCACGATTCCGCGATCGATTCTCCTCTCGGTGCTGATCGTCGCCGCGCTCTACGTGGCGCTGCAGATCGGCGTGCTGGGCGTCATTCCCTGGCGTTCGCTACTCGACGCGCACGGTCAACCGACCGCGCAGGCCATGTACGTGGGAGCGTTGGTCGTCGAGCGAACTTGGGGTGTCCTTGCGGCGCGCATCTGCACCGTGCTCGTGCTCGTGACCGCGTTTGCGTCCCTCTACGGAAACTTGCTCGGATTCTCTCGCATACCCTATGCGGCGGCTTGCGAAGGAACGTTCTTACCGTATTTTGCCAAATTGCATGCGAGCAAGGACTTTCCTCATCGCGCGCTGCTCGCCGTCGGTGCCCTCTCCCTCGTGGCAAGCTTCTTCTCACTCGATCAAGTGATCGCGTTTCTGACGGCGGGCATCGTGTTGATCCAAAGTATCGCGCAAATCTTCGGGCTCGCGTTGCTGCGACGGCGCGATCCGGCAGCGCCGTTTCGGATGCCGCTGTACCCGCTGCCGTCGCTCGTCGCGCTGGCGGGGTGGTCGCTCGCGCTATGGTACACCGGCTTTACCGCGTTGGCACTCGGCATGGGTTGGCTGACAATCGGCATTCTCGCATATGTGCTTCTCGCCCGTACGCAGCGCGCGTGGCCGTTCGTTGCGGGCCTACTGCTCGCGCTTCTCGTCGTACCGCTGCACGCTCGCGCCGCATCAGGCGGATGGCAAACGTGGCATACGTCGGCGATCGTTCAACAGGGCGGCACGCCGGAGTTCCAAGTCGACGGCAAACCTTTCTTCGTCTATGGTGCGGCCTTCTTCTACGAGCGTACGCCGCGCTCGCAGTGGCGAAGCGATCTCCTAGCATACAAAGCGATGGGCATCAACACGATCGATCTCTATCTCATTTGGAATTGGCACGAGCCGAACCGGCATACGATCGATTTTACCGGAAAGACCGACCCGCGCCGCAATCTCCCGGCGCTCTTTTCCATCATTCACGGACTCGGACTGAAGGCGATCGTTCGGCCCGGCCCCGTGATTCGCAACGAGTGGCGCAACGGCGGCTATCCCGCCTGGCTGCTCGAGCAACCCGCATACGATATGCCCCTCCACGATATTCTGCAAGGCCGGTACCCGGCCACCGCAACGCTGCAAAATGCGCATGCCGACGCCGCAGCAGCCGAGTGGTTACGCAACGGCACGCATCTCCGCGCGGCCGCCGCATGGCTGCATTTGGTCCTCCACGAGATTGCCCCGTGGTCGCACGACGTGATCGCGGTCGCGCTCGACGACGACCAGGGCGCATACATCGACAACGACACCTGGCCGGCTCCCCATTGGCACGCATACATGAGTTGGCTCAAGACGACGGTGCAACAAACCGTTGGCACGCACGTCCCGCTGTTTATCAACACGTATCAGATGAAGGTCACCGCTTCCGCGCCCGTGTGGGCGTGGGGTAACTGGTACCAGAGCGACGCCTATCGCATCGGCGACCACGATCTCGCGCAGTTGGCGTTTTCAACCGGACTTCTGCAGACCCAATCTCGCCGGCCCGTGATGACGAGCGAATTCCAAGCCGGCTGGCTTCAAGGCGCCGACGAAATCGCGCCGCGTCCCGCCGCTCCCGAAAATACCACGCTCGCGCTGCATCAAATGTTGCAGCAAGGCGCGCACGGCGTGGTGAATTTTCCGGTTCAAGATACCCTCGATCCGCCCGGATGGGAAGCTCCGTGGGCAAACTGGTCGTATGCCTGGGATGCGGCCTTGACGCGTGCGGGCAAGCCGTCGCCGCGCTATGCTCCCACCGCGGCTTTTGGGCACCTCGTGCAACGATACGGCACGTACCTTGCGTCGCTCCGGCCGCGTAGCGATGCGTCGATCGCGTGGCTGACGAGTGCTTATGAATCCGCATTGATGAATAACCAGCGCGTTGCCGAACTCGCGGCGCTGACGATCGCGAGCCAACAGCGCTGCCGCGCTCTGGCGCTGACGTGCCGCCTGGTCGATCTGCGCTACGACAGCTTGCGCGATCTGCTCCGGACGCACGTGCTCATCGTTCCCGCGACGGGGTTTCCGCTGCGCTTCACGCCGCGCGTCGTGGCGTTGCTCCGCGCATTTCGCGAACGCGGCGGCATCGTTGTCGCTAACGCGAACGACGCCCTCGCGGCGGGCGCTCGTTCCTCGACGGGAGGCATAACCGACGCATCGCTACTGCTTTCACCGGACGGCCGCTCGGGCATCCTCGACGTGATGAACCCGGGCACAGCCGTACGCACGAGCGCTGCAACGGCGATCGATCTCGCGGGACGACGCATCGCCATCCCGTCGATGAGCGTACCCGAAGGCGGCGCCGTCGATCTGCGCATCCGAGCCGACGGGACCGTTGCGCAACTCCAAGCCGAATCGGCCTCGCCGGTGACACCGGCACCGATTGCGCCCACTTGGCGCACCGTTCCCAACGGGCACGCGGTGGCATACCGCGCCGACGTACTCGCCGATGGCACGCGCGACGACGTGTTGGATAACGGCATCGTGCGAGTCGTCGTCGCTCCCGGCGCCGGCGCGCGTGCGTTCGTCTTCACGCACGACGGTTCGGGAAAAAACGCGTTCACGACTATCGGAGCGTTTCGAGACGACGTGCAGACGCCGGCCACGCCCTCTCCCCGCGACTATATCGCCCGCTACACGCACCCGCTGGAAGCCGGGACCTTCAACCGCGCCTATCGTTGCGCGCTCGACGCTGCGGATCCAACCCGAGCCCTGCTGCGCTGCGACTATACCGCGCCGGACCTTGGTAGCGCGGGCGTTCGCTTTCACAAGACCTACGAGCTCGCGGCCGGCTCCCATACGCTCGTCGTGACGCTTGAGGCGTCGGCTCCCGGCCGCTCGTTGAGCGCGTTCGCGCTACCCTCCTTGCTGACCGTGACCTGGCCCACCGGCACGCAACAATCGAGCCTGGAGCGCCGCGGTTATCGCCTCGACCGGCTCGATTACCCCGCCGATACGCCGGTTCGAATCGAGCTGCGCCTGCAAGGAGCATCAGGCGGCGGCGCGAATCGCCGATAG
- a CDS encoding cystathionine beta-synthase produces the protein MLETAPSDRATGPDYCSDALEAIGNTPLIKLNKVTDGAGCLVLAKVEYMNPGGSVKDRPAVAMLEAAERSGHLKPGGTIVEPTSGNTGSGLAMAAAIRGYRCILVMPDKMAKEKIDLIRAYGAEVVVTPTNVPTDSAESYYGVANRLASEIPGAFQPNQFHNHENPEAHYHSTGPEIWEQTHGQITHFVAGIGTGGTISGTARYLKERNPNIHVVGADPEGSIYSGDTPRSYAVEGIGMSYLPDTVDLKVIDEMVRVSDRESFLMARRITREEGLLVGGSSGTAAVAAIKLAKTLPNDAIVVVLFPDSGRGYMSKIFNDEWMIANGFLSEGKRLAMVGDVLRGKTPLPPLITVTTDDTVRTALDLLRKYEISQIPVMSGADIVGSINDVGVMQAVFDQADILHKPVGEVMGRAFPSLEQHEEIDKAYKLLTLANPAIVVTDDGDPIGVVTRQDIISFLSTSSETP, from the coding sequence ATGCTAGAAACGGCTCCCTCCGATCGGGCGACCGGCCCCGACTACTGCTCCGATGCCCTAGAGGCGATCGGCAATACCCCGCTTATCAAGCTCAATAAGGTCACCGACGGTGCCGGTTGCTTGGTGCTTGCAAAGGTGGAGTACATGAATCCCGGAGGGAGCGTCAAAGATCGCCCTGCGGTGGCCATGTTGGAGGCCGCGGAGCGCTCCGGGCACCTCAAGCCCGGCGGCACGATCGTGGAACCGACGAGCGGAAATACGGGATCGGGGCTCGCCATGGCCGCCGCGATTCGCGGCTATCGCTGCATCCTGGTGATGCCGGATAAGATGGCCAAGGAAAAGATCGATCTGATTCGCGCCTACGGGGCTGAGGTCGTGGTAACGCCCACCAACGTGCCGACCGATTCCGCCGAATCGTATTACGGCGTTGCCAATCGGCTCGCTTCCGAAATTCCCGGCGCGTTCCAACCCAATCAGTTTCACAACCACGAGAATCCCGAAGCCCACTACCACTCCACCGGGCCCGAAATTTGGGAGCAGACGCACGGGCAGATCACCCATTTCGTTGCGGGTATCGGTACCGGCGGCACCATCTCCGGGACGGCCCGCTATCTCAAAGAACGCAATCCGAACATTCACGTCGTCGGAGCCGATCCCGAAGGTTCCATCTATTCCGGTGATACGCCGCGCTCGTATGCGGTTGAAGGCATCGGCATGAGCTATTTGCCCGACACCGTCGATCTCAAGGTCATCGACGAAATGGTGCGCGTCTCCGATCGCGAGTCGTTCTTGATGGCCCGCCGCATCACGCGCGAAGAGGGCTTGCTTGTCGGTGGATCGTCGGGGACCGCCGCCGTCGCGGCGATCAAACTCGCGAAGACGCTGCCGAACGATGCCATCGTCGTGGTGCTGTTCCCCGATTCGGGCCGCGGCTACATGTCGAAGATCTTCAACGACGAGTGGATGATCGCCAACGGCTTCCTCTCCGAGGGCAAGCGCCTCGCAATGGTCGGCGACGTGCTGCGCGGTAAGACGCCGTTACCGCCCCTGATCACCGTCACCACCGACGACACCGTGCGAACCGCGCTCGATCTGCTGCGTAAATACGAAATCTCGCAGATTCCGGTGATGAGCGGAGCGGATATCGTCGGCAGCATCAACGATGTCGGCGTCATGCAGGCCGTGTTCGATCAGGCGGATATCCTGCACAAGCCCGTCGGCGAGGTAATGGGCCGCGCCTTCCCTTCGCTCGAGCAGCACGAAGAGATCGATAAAGCCTACAAACTGCTGACGCTCGCGAACCCCGCCATCGTCGTTACCGACGACGGCGACCCGATCGGCGTGGTCACGCGGCAAGACATCATCAGCTTTCTCTCCACCTCCTCGGAGACTCCGTGA
- the aroA gene encoding 3-phosphoshikimate 1-carboxyvinyltransferase has product MTETQIAPRTFVSGALRGDLTVPGDKSISHRALMLAAHGLSPVRIANLNPGRDVRATLEALLALGASCATDGADIVVSGGRLRESPGPLDCMNSGSTARMMLGLCAGANIRARFDGDDSLRKRPMEPVAAQLRAFGAKIRTTDGRMPVEFLGTPEIQTTHFILVSASAQIKSALLLAGLYAATPIVISGDRASRDHTERLLQYFGADITWDGKTIALKSTALTPRDIDVAGDASAAAFFITAATITPQSEIVIRNAGVNPTRTGLIDGLLAMGAAIELRNARTVSGEPVADIAVRHAQLHGTTIGGDLAVRAIDEIPLLAVAAAFAQGSTKITGIGELRTKESDRIAAIERLLAAVGIAMETLPNGIVIQGGTPQATGRVLETEHDHRTAMAAAVLACAAGPITIDRADSIDVSFPAFIPTLESVQRS; this is encoded by the coding sequence ATGACCGAAACTCAGATTGCTCCGCGGACGTTCGTTTCCGGAGCGCTTCGCGGTGATTTGACCGTCCCCGGCGATAAATCGATCTCGCACCGCGCGCTGATGCTTGCAGCCCATGGACTCTCACCGGTTCGTATTGCGAATCTCAATCCAGGCCGTGACGTCCGAGCAACCCTCGAAGCACTCCTCGCATTGGGCGCTAGCTGCGCGACCGATGGCGCGGATATCGTGGTGAGCGGCGGCCGGTTACGCGAATCGCCCGGACCATTGGATTGCATGAACTCCGGTTCCACCGCCCGGATGATGCTCGGGCTCTGCGCCGGCGCAAATATTCGGGCCCGATTCGACGGCGACGATTCGCTTCGCAAGCGACCGATGGAACCGGTTGCCGCCCAGTTGCGCGCGTTCGGAGCCAAGATTCGTACGACCGACGGACGCATGCCGGTCGAGTTTTTGGGAACGCCGGAGATCCAAACCACGCATTTCATCTTGGTCTCCGCATCGGCGCAGATTAAATCGGCGCTGTTGCTGGCCGGACTCTATGCGGCGACGCCGATCGTCATCTCGGGCGACCGGGCTTCGCGCGATCATACCGAACGCCTACTGCAGTATTTTGGGGCCGATATCACCTGGGACGGCAAAACGATCGCGCTGAAGTCGACCGCGCTAACGCCGCGCGACATCGACGTCGCCGGAGATGCATCGGCCGCCGCATTTTTTATCACGGCGGCGACGATTACGCCGCAGAGCGAGATCGTCATTCGCAACGCCGGGGTCAATCCCACCCGCACCGGTCTGATCGACGGGCTGCTTGCGATGGGTGCCGCGATCGAGTTGCGCAACGCCCGCACCGTCTCCGGCGAACCCGTCGCCGACATCGCGGTCCGCCACGCGCAGTTGCATGGAACCACAATCGGGGGCGACCTTGCGGTGCGCGCCATCGACGAGATCCCGCTCCTGGCCGTTGCAGCGGCGTTCGCACAAGGTTCGACCAAGATCACCGGCATCGGCGAACTGCGCACGAAAGAGTCCGATCGCATCGCCGCCATCGAGCGACTGCTCGCAGCCGTGGGAATCGCCATGGAAACGCTACCGAACGGAATCGTTATCCAGGGAGGCACGCCGCAAGCGACCGGCCGCGTGCTCGAAACCGAGCACGATCATCGAACGGCGATGGCGGCGGCGGTCCTGGCCTGCGCCGCGGGTCCGATTACGATCGATCGTGCCGATAGTATCGATGTGAGCTTTCCCGCATTCATCCCGACGCTTGAGAGCGTGCAACGCTCGTGA
- a CDS encoding cytochrome c, whose protein sequence is MHPRYHILMQVAIAATLVAALYPRVAQAIPVFANGQGVSCSLCHSAPPNLNAYGRYILATNFTKGLDAHRQMEENSRDPVSFEITGIGSNTPTPGLPNVVVDLAQFLAAGYLGKDVTYYASVPIVEGGVPAAAVDQVWAAYNGFSSGNGSLQIGKFPAPMFAPWLSQSLSLSGYSLAAMPVGLNTVGVGDNRWGGSYTQMGSKGLIGTVAYLTNTGAAESAFDGDVDSGGEGQSYVGSLLFMNPNSHFTGGIAAMSGTFPLPSGANDRFGREMALVSYSTSPKYSLNAMALVGYDNNPNDGASLAAGSNGMSYEAIYNPYAWLHIDSRYERTNDGLGAIQNNYIGDLAFSIMPNLVLTLENASSVGARPVTSYQLLWAGPWFRTPSHQEPASAAAAPGAPGAAVVAASGTTATASPAADVRAGSAIFAANCSMCHGANGEGGAGPNLHKIAQRKTLAGTIAFIENPSGGMPKLFPSTLSADQVREVATYIRTTFL, encoded by the coding sequence ATGCATCCCCGCTATCACATATTGATGCAAGTCGCGATAGCCGCCACGCTCGTCGCGGCGCTGTATCCGCGCGTCGCCCAGGCAATCCCCGTCTTCGCAAACGGGCAAGGAGTCAGTTGTTCGCTGTGCCACAGCGCGCCGCCGAATCTCAATGCATACGGTCGATATATTTTAGCGACAAACTTTACCAAGGGGCTCGATGCGCACAGACAGATGGAAGAAAATTCCCGGGACCCCGTCTCGTTTGAAATAACGGGAATCGGCTCCAATACGCCGACGCCGGGGCTACCCAACGTTGTCGTCGATCTCGCACAATTTCTTGCTGCCGGGTATCTCGGGAAGGATGTCACCTATTACGCCTCCGTCCCCATCGTGGAAGGCGGCGTTCCGGCAGCCGCGGTCGATCAGGTTTGGGCGGCATACAACGGATTCTCGTCAGGAAACGGGAGCCTGCAAATAGGAAAATTCCCGGCGCCGATGTTCGCCCCATGGCTGAGCCAGTCACTTTCCCTCTCCGGTTACTCGCTCGCAGCGATGCCGGTTGGATTGAACACGGTGGGCGTGGGCGACAACCGCTGGGGTGGATCTTACACGCAGATGGGAAGCAAGGGCCTTATCGGCACAGTCGCCTACCTCACGAACACCGGCGCCGCCGAAAGCGCGTTCGACGGTGATGTCGATTCGGGCGGCGAGGGGCAGAGCTATGTAGGCTCGCTGCTCTTCATGAACCCAAATTCGCATTTTACAGGCGGCATCGCCGCGATGAGCGGGACGTTTCCGCTGCCATCCGGCGCAAACGATCGCTTCGGCCGTGAAATGGCGCTGGTATCCTATTCAACTTCACCTAAATACAGCCTGAACGCCATGGCGCTCGTCGGTTACGACAACAATCCCAACGATGGCGCGTCGTTGGCCGCCGGCAGCAACGGGATGTCGTACGAAGCGATCTACAATCCGTACGCCTGGCTTCACATCGATTCGCGCTACGAACGAACCAACGACGGTCTGGGCGCAATCCAAAATAACTACATCGGCGACCTTGCGTTCAGCATCATGCCGAATCTCGTTCTGACGTTGGAGAATGCGTCGTCGGTCGGCGCTCGACCGGTCACGAGCTACCAGTTGCTCTGGGCGGGTCCTTGGTTTCGCACGCCGAGCCATCAGGAACCCGCCTCGGCCGCGGCAGCACCGGGAGCACCAGGCGCAGCGGTCGTTGCTGCGAGCGGGACTACGGCGACGGCATCTCCGGCTGCCGACGTTCGCGCGGGCTCAGCAATCTTCGCTGCGAATTGTTCGATGTGTCATGGAGCTAACGGCGAGGGCGGCGCGGGCCCGAATCTCCATAAAATCGCCCAGCGAAAAACGCTGGCGGGCACGATCGCGTTCATCGAAAACCCCTCCGGCGGCATGCCGAAGCTCTTTCCCTCGACGCTCTCAGCGGATCAGGTACGCGAGGTCGCAACCTATATTCGCACGACCTTTCTCTAG
- a CDS encoding alpha/beta hydrolase-fold protein has protein sequence MHQTSPYARLQGLSGDLHVDFIESAALRGNALGDPAVRPSIVYVPPGYDPQGSQRYPVLYCLHGYTGDAAALLATRPWETNVVQWADRLIVKGEMRPAIVALVDGFTRLGGSQYVDSAHNGAYATYVVRDVVGHIDASYRTIAREGGRAVFGKSSGGFGAMHLSIAHPGIFAAFASHSGDAYFEYAHPRGFADAQRTLERFDFDLKHFVEDFEARHKRSQAEYGTMEMLGYAAAYSPRSGAAFDIDLPFDRATGAIRQDVFARWLAFDPVRRIGSSVAELQRLRLRYLDCGRRDEYGLDIGARLVATGLRNAGLSVVHEEFDDDHRNVGYRYARSLPLLAAALDIE, from the coding sequence ATGCACCAAACGTCTCCCTACGCGCGCTTACAGGGCTTGAGCGGCGATCTCCACGTCGATTTCATCGAAAGTGCGGCCTTGCGCGGCAACGCTTTGGGCGACCCGGCGGTACGGCCGTCGATCGTCTACGTTCCGCCCGGGTACGATCCGCAGGGCTCGCAGCGCTATCCCGTGCTGTACTGTTTGCACGGATATACCGGCGATGCGGCGGCGCTGCTCGCGACGCGTCCGTGGGAGACCAACGTCGTGCAGTGGGCCGATCGGCTAATCGTCAAAGGCGAGATGCGGCCCGCCATCGTCGCTTTGGTTGACGGATTCACGCGTTTGGGCGGGTCGCAGTACGTCGATTCGGCGCACAACGGTGCGTACGCGACCTACGTCGTTCGCGACGTAGTGGGCCATATCGACGCCTCGTATCGGACGATTGCGCGAGAGGGTGGCCGCGCGGTCTTCGGCAAGTCCTCCGGCGGATTCGGTGCGATGCACCTCTCGATCGCGCACCCCGGTATCTTTGCGGCATTTGCGTCGCACAGCGGAGATGCCTACTTCGAATACGCGCACCCGCGCGGATTCGCCGACGCGCAACGAACCCTCGAACGCTTCGATTTCGATCTCAAACATTTCGTCGAAGATTTCGAGGCGCGGCATAAACGTTCGCAGGCCGAGTACGGCACGATGGAAATGCTCGGATATGCCGCCGCGTATTCTCCGCGCTCCGGTGCTGCGTTCGACATCGATCTGCCCTTCGATCGCGCCACGGGTGCCATCCGCCAGGACGTCTTCGCGCGCTGGCTGGCGTTCGATCCGGTCCGGCGCATCGGTTCGAGCGTGGCGGAACTGCAGCGCTTGCGGCTGCGTTACCTCGATTGCGGTCGCCGCGACGAATATGGCCTCGATATCGGTGCGCGTTTGGTCGCGACCGGCCTCCGGAACGCCGGGCTTTCGGTCGTGCACGAGGAATTCGACGACGACCACCGCAACGTGGGGTACCGTTACGCCCGTTCGCTCCCGCTGCTCGCAGCCGCTTTGGATATAGAATGA
- a CDS encoding carboxypeptidase regulatory-like domain-containing protein, protein MLRFARFAMLLAAVGLATSMLAGCNDDSALPPAGKYSAFSGTVIDRATNKPLAGAVVTVDTVLTATTDAAGKFTIAKVPSGIVDYSVQANGYTVLTSTANTDPGKPFELDVSLDPSRPH, encoded by the coding sequence ATGTTGCGCTTTGCTCGTTTCGCGATGCTGTTAGCCGCCGTGGGTCTGGCTACGTCGATGTTGGCCGGGTGCAACGACGATAGCGCCCTTCCGCCGGCCGGAAAGTATTCGGCGTTCTCCGGAACCGTGATCGATCGCGCGACCAATAAGCCGCTTGCGGGCGCGGTCGTCACCGTCGATACGGTACTGACGGCCACCACCGACGCCGCCGGAAAATTCACCATCGCCAAGGTGCCCAGCGGCATCGTCGATTACAGCGTTCAGGCTAACGGCTATACGGTGCTCACCTCAACGGCGAACACCGATCCGGGCAAACCGTTCGAACTCGACGTTAGCCTCGATCCGTCGCGGCCGCACTAG